A region from the Variovorax paradoxus genome encodes:
- a CDS encoding 3-hydroxyacyl-CoA dehydrogenase NAD-binding domain-containing protein — MTAEYKVLGDVAVITLANPPVNGLGFSTRIGITDGLAKANADDAVKAIVITGAGKAFSGGADIKEFGTPKALQEPNLLSVILALEASPKPIVAAIHSVCMGGGLELALGCHYRVAAPGTSIALPEVKLGLIPGAGGTQRLPRVLGVETALNMIVSGEPVKSELLAGLPGQKLFDQLAASPESVFEEAVAFAKSVAGKSGDALPLVRNLPCKHPQGDAYFQFARNMVGGMSKNYPAPLKCVDAVQAATRMKFDEGMAEERRIFTALMFTPESLALRHLFMAERAASKIPDVPDDTPKREIKSVGVIGAGTMGGGISMNFLNAGIPVKILEMKQEALDRGIATIKKNYESQVKKGKLKQDKYEQRMALLSTTLSYDDLKDADLIIEAVFEELGVKEKVFKELDRVAKKGAILASNTSTLDVDKIASFTDRPQDVVGMHFFSPANVMKLLEVVRGKATAKDVLATVMDIGKKIKKTAVVSGVCDGFIGNRMIEQYSRQAGFLLDEGATPQQVDRAIEKFGFAMGPFRMGDLAGNDIGWAIRKRRAIEHPNMKYSRTADKLCELGRFGQKTGAGWYDYQAGKRDAIPSELVNKMIEDHRKELGITPRKISDEEIVQRLVYALVNEGAHILEDGIASKSGDIDMVYLTGYGFPIWRGGPMHYASQVGLYNVAETMKRFARNPRDDAEFWQPAPLIQKLVAEGKQFS, encoded by the coding sequence ATGACGGCTGAATACAAAGTGCTCGGCGATGTCGCCGTGATCACACTGGCCAACCCTCCGGTCAACGGCCTCGGTTTCTCGACCCGCATCGGCATCACCGATGGGCTCGCAAAGGCCAATGCCGATGATGCCGTCAAGGCCATCGTCATCACCGGCGCCGGCAAGGCGTTCTCGGGCGGCGCGGACATCAAGGAATTCGGCACGCCCAAGGCGCTGCAGGAGCCCAACCTGCTGAGCGTGATCCTCGCGCTCGAGGCTTCGCCGAAGCCGATCGTCGCGGCGATCCATTCGGTGTGCATGGGCGGCGGCCTCGAGCTGGCGCTCGGTTGCCACTACCGCGTGGCGGCTCCCGGCACCAGCATTGCGCTGCCCGAGGTCAAGCTGGGCCTGATTCCCGGCGCCGGCGGCACGCAGCGCCTGCCGCGCGTGCTGGGCGTGGAAACCGCGCTCAACATGATCGTGAGCGGCGAGCCCGTCAAGAGCGAACTGCTGGCCGGCCTGCCGGGCCAGAAGCTGTTCGACCAGCTCGCGGCTTCGCCCGAATCGGTGTTCGAGGAAGCCGTTGCATTCGCCAAGAGCGTCGCGGGCAAGAGCGGCGACGCATTGCCGCTGGTGCGCAACCTGCCCTGCAAGCACCCGCAGGGCGATGCCTACTTCCAGTTCGCGAGGAACATGGTGGGCGGCATGTCGAAGAACTATCCGGCGCCGCTCAAGTGCGTCGATGCGGTGCAGGCTGCCACGCGGATGAAGTTCGATGAAGGCATGGCCGAAGAGCGCCGGATCTTCACCGCGCTGATGTTCACGCCCGAATCGCTGGCGCTGCGCCACCTGTTCATGGCCGAGCGCGCGGCCTCGAAGATTCCCGACGTGCCCGACGACACGCCCAAGCGCGAGATCAAGTCGGTGGGCGTGATCGGCGCCGGTACCATGGGCGGCGGCATCTCGATGAACTTCCTGAATGCGGGCATCCCCGTGAAGATTCTCGAGATGAAGCAGGAAGCGCTCGACCGCGGCATTGCCACCATCAAGAAGAACTACGAATCCCAGGTCAAGAAGGGCAAGCTCAAGCAAGACAAGTACGAGCAGCGCATGGCGCTCCTGAGCACCACGCTGAGCTACGACGACCTGAAGGACGCCGACCTGATCATCGAAGCCGTGTTCGAGGAACTCGGCGTCAAGGAAAAGGTGTTCAAGGAACTCGACCGCGTGGCAAAGAAGGGCGCGATCCTGGCTTCCAACACCTCGACGCTCGACGTCGACAAGATCGCCTCGTTCACCGACCGCCCGCAGGACGTGGTCGGCATGCACTTCTTCAGCCCGGCCAACGTGATGAAGCTGCTCGAAGTGGTGCGCGGCAAAGCAACAGCCAAGGACGTTCTGGCCACGGTCATGGACATTGGCAAGAAGATCAAGAAGACGGCCGTGGTCTCGGGCGTGTGCGACGGCTTCATCGGCAACCGCATGATCGAGCAGTACTCGCGCCAGGCGGGCTTTTTGCTCGACGAGGGCGCCACGCCGCAGCAGGTCGACAGGGCGATCGAGAAGTTCGGCTTTGCCATGGGCCCGTTCCGCATGGGCGACCTGGCCGGCAACGACATCGGCTGGGCGATCCGCAAGCGGCGCGCCATCGAGCATCCCAACATGAAGTACAGCCGCACGGCCGACAAGCTCTGCGAACTGGGCCGCTTCGGCCAGAAGACCGGGGCAGGGTGGTACGACTACCAGGCTGGCAAGCGCGACGCGATTCCATCGGAACTCGTCAACAAGATGATCGAGGACCATCGCAAGGAACTGGGCATCACGCCGCGCAAGATTTCCGACGAAGAGATCGTGCAGCGCCTGGTGTACGCCCTGGTGAACGAAGGCGCGCACATCCTGGAGGACGGCATTGCCTCGAAGTCGGGCGACATCGACATGGTGTACCTCACCGGCTATGGCTTCCCGATCTGGCGCGGCGGCCCGATGCACTACGCATCGCAGGTCGGCCTGTACAACGTGGCCGAAACCATGAAGCGCTTTGCACGCAACCCGCGCGACGATGCCGAGTTCTGGCAGCCCGCGCCGCTGATCCAGAAGCTGGTGGCAGAAGGCAAGCAGTTCAGCTGA
- a CDS encoding ABC transporter ATP-binding protein, with amino-acid sequence MLKLHDIHAYYGKSHVLHGVSFNVGAGEIVALLGRNGSGRSTTAKAIMGLVHAEGTLRWKDQDILRRKAYEIAHLGIGYVPENRDIFPKLTVHQNLLLGQKGSGKGSRWQFDDMYAMFPRLKERQHTEAGVLSGGEQQMLTLCRTLMGDPDLIMIDEPTEGLAPKIVELVGQYLKTLKDKGISVLLIEQKLTIAMQISDRALVMGHGSIVFDGTPDSLRADAATRKEWLEV; translated from the coding sequence ATGCTGAAGCTTCACGACATCCACGCCTACTACGGCAAGAGCCATGTGCTGCATGGCGTTTCCTTCAACGTCGGCGCGGGCGAAATCGTCGCGCTGCTGGGCCGCAATGGCTCGGGGCGCTCGACCACCGCCAAGGCCATCATGGGCCTGGTGCATGCCGAGGGCACGCTGCGCTGGAAGGACCAGGACATCCTGCGCCGGAAGGCCTACGAGATCGCGCACCTGGGCATCGGCTACGTGCCCGAGAACCGCGACATCTTTCCCAAGCTCACGGTGCACCAGAACCTGCTGCTGGGCCAGAAAGGCTCGGGCAAGGGAAGCCGCTGGCAGTTCGACGACATGTACGCCATGTTCCCGCGCCTGAAGGAACGCCAGCACACCGAGGCCGGCGTGCTCTCGGGCGGCGAGCAGCAGATGCTCACGCTGTGCCGCACCCTCATGGGCGACCCCGACCTGATCATGATCGACGAGCCGACCGAAGGCCTCGCGCCCAAGATCGTCGAACTGGTGGGGCAGTACCTGAAGACGCTCAAGGACAAGGGCATCTCGGTGCTGCTGATCGAGCAGAAGCTGACCATCGCGATGCAGATCTCCGACCGCGCGCTCGTCATGGGCCATGGCAGCATCGTGTTCGATGGCACCCCCGACAGCCTGCGCGCCGACGCCGCCACCCGCAAAGAGTGGCTAGAGGTCTGA
- a CDS encoding ABC transporter ATP-binding protein, protein MSAQYALEMKALRKNFGKTEIIRGVDLAVKAGERVAIIGPNGAGKSTLFNLISGRLAPTSGEVLLNGQRIDGKKPYEINRLGLSRSFQITNIFPKLSVFENLRCGVLWSLGYRYTFLRFLSNLDDANARTEELIKQIGLQRKRDVHAVNLTYAEQRALEIGVTIAGGAGVILLDEPTAGMSKTETAHFISLIKHVTVGKTLLTVEHDMGVVFGLADKIAVVVYGEVIAFDTPAAVRANARVQEAYLGSSVADAQGAGH, encoded by the coding sequence ATGAGCGCGCAATACGCATTGGAAATGAAGGCGCTGCGCAAGAATTTCGGCAAGACCGAGATCATCCGCGGCGTGGACCTGGCCGTGAAGGCCGGGGAGCGCGTGGCGATCATCGGCCCCAACGGGGCGGGCAAGTCGACGCTGTTCAACCTGATCAGCGGGCGGCTCGCACCCACCAGCGGCGAGGTGCTGCTGAACGGCCAGCGCATCGACGGCAAGAAGCCCTACGAGATCAACCGGCTGGGCCTGTCGCGCAGTTTCCAGATCACCAACATCTTCCCGAAGCTCAGCGTGTTCGAGAACCTGCGCTGCGGCGTGCTGTGGAGCCTGGGCTACCGCTACACCTTCCTGCGCTTTCTCTCGAACCTGGACGACGCCAACGCGCGCACCGAAGAGCTCATCAAGCAGATCGGCCTGCAGCGCAAGCGCGACGTGCACGCGGTGAACCTCACCTATGCGGAGCAGCGTGCGCTGGAGATCGGCGTGACCATTGCCGGCGGTGCGGGCGTCATTCTTCTGGACGAGCCCACGGCGGGCATGAGCAAGACCGAGACGGCGCACTTCATCTCGCTCATCAAACACGTCACGGTCGGCAAGACGCTGCTGACAGTCGAGCACGACATGGGCGTGGTCTTCGGGCTGGCCGACAAGATCGCGGTGGTGGTGTATGGCGAGGTCATCGCCTTCGACACGCCGGCGGCGGTTCGCGCCAATGCGCGGGTGCAGGAGGCCTATCTGGGGTCTTCGGTCGCAGACGCGCAGGGGGCGGGGCACTGA
- a CDS encoding branched-chain amino acid ABC transporter permease, with translation MTTATTTTQYYRFKPWNIGRFLIWSLFAIALIVSPLLFKSSLALTMLSQMGYLIIICLSYNILLGQGGMLSFGHAVYVGLGSFLAIHAMNMGAKGGLQIPLVAIPLVGGLAGMFFAILLGFVTTKKSGTTFAMITMGIGELVASMALMFPSFFGGEGGITTDRVYGPTFFGFNFGSQIQVYYLIAAYCFVCTALMYAFTGTPLGRMLNAVRDNPERVEFIGYNTQRVRYFAFIIAGFFAGIGGGLASINFEIVNAADSLSAIRSGGYLLFTFLGGAVFFFGPIIGAVLLVFASILLSELSKAWQLYFGLVFVFMVMFAPGGIASLVMMNLRVAKFGKFDRFWLLYIALAVALVPVVVGAAALIEMIYHIQLNSALGPNLNFFGVTLDTSGTASWLGAAAILAVGVAALEVARRRFVRVWGQAQEEIEAEIKRREAA, from the coding sequence ATGACAACAGCCACAACAACCACGCAGTACTACCGCTTCAAGCCCTGGAACATCGGACGCTTCTTGATCTGGTCGCTGTTCGCGATTGCGCTGATCGTCTCGCCGCTGCTGTTCAAGAGCAGCCTGGCGCTCACCATGCTCTCGCAGATGGGCTACCTGATCATCATCTGCCTGAGCTACAACATCCTGCTGGGGCAGGGCGGCATGCTGAGCTTCGGCCATGCCGTGTATGTCGGGCTCGGCTCGTTCCTTGCCATCCACGCGATGAACATGGGCGCCAAGGGCGGGCTGCAGATTCCGCTGGTGGCCATTCCCCTGGTGGGCGGCCTGGCCGGCATGTTCTTTGCCATCCTGCTGGGCTTTGTCACGACGAAGAAATCGGGCACCACCTTCGCGATGATCACCATGGGCATCGGCGAACTGGTGGCCTCGATGGCGCTGATGTTCCCGAGCTTCTTCGGGGGCGAGGGCGGCATCACCACCGACCGCGTGTACGGCCCGACCTTCTTCGGCTTCAACTTCGGCTCGCAGATCCAGGTGTACTACCTGATCGCCGCCTACTGCTTCGTCTGCACCGCGCTCATGTATGCCTTCACCGGCACGCCGCTCGGCCGCATGCTGAACGCGGTGCGCGACAACCCGGAGCGCGTGGAGTTCATCGGCTACAACACGCAGCGCGTGCGCTATTTCGCGTTCATCATTGCGGGCTTCTTCGCCGGCATTGGCGGCGGGTTGGCGTCGATCAACTTCGAGATCGTGAACGCGGCCGACAGCCTGAGCGCCATCCGCTCGGGCGGCTACCTGCTGTTCACCTTCCTGGGCGGGGCGGTGTTCTTCTTCGGGCCGATCATCGGCGCGGTGCTGCTGGTGTTCGCCTCGATCCTGCTGTCCGAACTCTCCAAGGCCTGGCAGCTCTATTTCGGCCTGGTGTTCGTGTTCATGGTGATGTTCGCGCCCGGCGGCATCGCCAGCCTGGTGATGATGAACCTGCGGGTTGCCAAGTTCGGCAAGTTCGACCGCTTCTGGCTGCTGTACATCGCGCTGGCTGTGGCGCTGGTGCCGGTGGTGGTGGGCGCGGCCGCGCTGATCGAGATGATCTATCACATCCAGCTCAACTCGGCGCTCGGGCCCAACCTGAACTTCTTCGGCGTGACGCTCGACACCTCGGGCACGGCAAGCTGGCTCGGCGCCGCCGCCATCCTGGCCGTGGGCGTGGCTGCACTCGAGGTAGCGCGGCGCCGCTTCGTGCGTGTCTGGGGCCAGGCGCAGGAAGAGATCGAAGCAGAAATCAAGCGCCGGGAGGCTGCGTAA
- a CDS encoding branched-chain amino acid ABC transporter permease encodes MNVEFFVISLLNGVSYGLLLFMLSSGLTLIFSMMGVLNFAHASFYMLGAYIAYTLSGIIGFWPALFIAPLLVGLLGAAFERYSLRRVHKFGHVPELLVTFGLSYLILELVQLAWGRSTVPYGLPPQLQGPLFSLYGTQFPKSRSFIMLVAVLMLISVWLLLTRTRIGLVIQAALKHPDMVEALGHNVPRIFMLVFGGGAALAGLAGVVGGNTYVTEPAMAASVGSIIFVVVVVGGMGSLAGAFLASLLIGIIQTFAVAMDQSFAGGLQMLGVTVTDQTFGYELLKLTISQVAPILPYLFLVLILIFRPKGLLGTRED; translated from the coding sequence ATGAACGTCGAATTCTTCGTCATCTCGCTGCTCAACGGCGTCAGCTACGGGCTGCTGCTGTTCATGCTGAGCTCCGGCCTCACGCTGATCTTCAGCATGATGGGCGTGCTCAACTTCGCGCATGCCAGCTTCTACATGCTGGGTGCCTACATCGCCTACACGCTCTCGGGCATCATCGGCTTCTGGCCCGCGCTTTTCATTGCGCCGCTGCTGGTGGGCCTCCTGGGCGCGGCCTTCGAGCGCTACAGCCTGCGCCGGGTCCACAAGTTCGGCCACGTGCCCGAACTGCTGGTGACCTTCGGCCTTTCGTACCTGATTCTCGAACTGGTGCAGCTCGCCTGGGGGCGCTCGACCGTGCCCTACGGCCTGCCGCCGCAATTGCAAGGCCCGCTGTTCTCGCTGTACGGCACGCAGTTTCCCAAGTCGCGCTCGTTCATCATGCTGGTGGCGGTGCTGATGCTCATCTCGGTGTGGCTGCTGCTCACGCGCACGCGCATCGGCCTGGTGATCCAGGCGGCGCTCAAGCACCCCGACATGGTCGAGGCGCTGGGGCACAACGTGCCGCGCATCTTCATGCTGGTGTTCGGTGGCGGTGCCGCGCTCGCGGGCCTTGCGGGCGTGGTGGGCGGCAACACCTATGTCACCGAACCCGCCATGGCGGCCTCGGTGGGCTCGATCATCTTCGTGGTGGTGGTGGTCGGCGGCATGGGCTCGCTGGCCGGCGCGTTCCTGGCGTCGCTGCTGATCGGCATCATCCAGACCTTTGCGGTGGCCATGGACCAGTCGTTTGCCGGCGGCCTGCAGATGCTGGGCGTCACGGTGACCGACCAGACCTTCGGCTACGAGCTGCTCAAGCTCACGATCTCGCAGGTCGCGCCGATCCTGCCGTACCTGTTCCTGGTGCTGATCCTCATCTTCAGGCCCAAGGGCCTGCTCGGCACCCGGGAGGACTGA
- a CDS encoding branched-chain amino acid ABC transporter substrate-binding protein — protein MKFALKIATASILAASAAGALAQKGETVKIAWLDPLSGLMAAVGTNQLKTFQFLAEEFNKKNAAGVKFEVIAIDNKLSPQETTSALRSAMDQGARYVVQGNGSGPALAIIDALEKHNARNPGKEVLYINYAAVDPDLTNSKCSYWHFRLDADTSMKMEALTAFMKDQPEIKKVYLLNQNYSHGQQVSKFAKQNLKDKRPDIEIVGDDLHPLAQVRDFSPYIAKIKASGADSVITGNWGSDLALLIKSANDSGLNVKFYTYYAVTNGTPTAMGAASDGKVYQVGYSHYNAPGPVQPLMNEFKKKFNDDMYTTDIYTVYAMLSEAFVRTKSTEPVKVAAAMEGMKFKSFNGDVEMRKSDHQLQQGLWITRWQKADAKNPYSPENTGYTLAPVKFYEAYVASTPTSCQMKRPNNS, from the coding sequence GTGAAGTTCGCTCTGAAAATCGCTACCGCATCCATCCTTGCAGCGAGCGCCGCCGGCGCCCTGGCCCAGAAGGGCGAAACCGTGAAGATCGCCTGGCTCGATCCGCTGTCGGGCCTGATGGCCGCCGTCGGCACCAACCAGCTCAAGACCTTCCAGTTCCTGGCCGAAGAGTTCAACAAGAAGAACGCGGCCGGCGTGAAGTTCGAGGTCATCGCCATCGACAACAAGTTGAGCCCGCAGGAAACCACCAGCGCGCTGCGCTCGGCCATGGACCAGGGCGCGCGCTACGTGGTGCAGGGCAACGGCTCCGGCCCGGCACTGGCCATCATCGATGCGCTCGAGAAGCACAACGCCCGCAACCCCGGCAAGGAAGTGCTCTACATCAACTACGCGGCCGTGGACCCCGACCTGACCAACAGCAAGTGCAGCTACTGGCACTTCCGGCTCGACGCGGACACCTCCATGAAGATGGAAGCGCTGACGGCCTTCATGAAGGACCAGCCGGAAATCAAGAAGGTCTACCTGCTCAACCAGAACTACTCGCATGGCCAGCAGGTGTCCAAGTTCGCCAAGCAGAACCTCAAGGACAAGCGCCCCGACATCGAGATCGTCGGCGACGACTTGCATCCGCTCGCGCAGGTGCGCGACTTCTCGCCCTACATCGCCAAGATCAAGGCCTCGGGCGCCGATTCGGTCATCACCGGCAACTGGGGCTCCGACCTCGCGCTGCTCATCAAGTCGGCCAACGACTCGGGCCTGAACGTCAAGTTCTACACCTACTACGCCGTGACCAACGGCACGCCCACCGCCATGGGTGCGGCCTCGGACGGCAAGGTGTACCAGGTGGGCTACAGCCACTACAACGCGCCCGGCCCGGTGCAGCCGCTGATGAACGAGTTCAAGAAGAAGTTCAACGACGACATGTACACCACCGACATCTACACGGTGTATGCCATGCTCAGCGAAGCCTTCGTGCGCACCAAGTCGACCGAGCCCGTCAAGGTGGCGGCCGCCATGGAAGGCATGAAGTTCAAAAGCTTCAACGGCGATGTCGAGATGCGCAAGTCGGACCACCAGCTGCAGCAGGGCCTGTGGATCACGCGCTGGCAGAAGGCTGATGCCAAGAACCCCTACAGCCCGGAGAACACCGGCTACACGCTGGCGCCCGTCAAGTTCTACGAGGCCTACGTTGCGAGCACGCCCACGTCGTGCCAGATGAAGCGGCCCAACAATTCGTGA
- a CDS encoding branched-chain amino acid ABC transporter substrate-binding protein, which translates to MQFAIKSAAACAMWVGMAAALAQKGETVKVAWLDPLSGLMAAVGTNQLKTTQFLAEEFNKKNASGVKFEIIAIDNKLSPQETTAALRSAQDQGARYILQGNGSGPALAIIDAVEKNNARNPGKELLYMNYAAVDPDLTNSKCSYWHFRLDADTSMKMEALTTWMKDQPDIKKVYILGQNYAHGVQVSKFAKEDLKAKRPDIQIVGDDLHPLAQVRDFSPYVAKIKASGADTVITGNWGSDLSLLIKAANDSGLNVKFLTYYAPGAGTPTAMGATSEGKVYTVAYAHYNMGGEIQRLLAGYKKKMNDDLTQASIYHAFALLDTAFAQTRSTDPVKVAAALEGMKIKSFNGEVEVRKADHQLQQGLYIARWEKASAKYPYDAENTGYTNVPVKYYESYVASTPTTCQMKRP; encoded by the coding sequence ATGCAATTTGCCATCAAGTCAGCAGCCGCCTGTGCCATGTGGGTCGGCATGGCGGCCGCACTCGCCCAGAAGGGCGAGACCGTCAAAGTGGCCTGGCTCGATCCGCTGTCGGGCCTGATGGCGGCGGTAGGAACCAACCAGCTCAAGACCACGCAGTTCCTGGCTGAAGAGTTCAACAAGAAGAATGCCTCGGGCGTGAAGTTCGAGATCATCGCCATCGACAACAAGCTCAGCCCGCAGGAAACCACCGCCGCGCTGCGCTCCGCGCAGGACCAGGGCGCGCGCTACATCCTGCAGGGCAACGGCTCCGGCCCCGCGCTCGCGATCATCGACGCCGTCGAGAAGAACAACGCGCGCAATCCGGGCAAGGAGCTGCTGTACATGAACTACGCGGCCGTCGATCCGGACCTCACCAACAGCAAGTGCAGCTACTGGCATTTCCGCCTCGACGCCGACACCTCCATGAAGATGGAGGCGCTGACCACCTGGATGAAGGACCAGCCCGACATCAAGAAGGTCTACATCCTGGGCCAGAACTACGCGCACGGCGTGCAGGTGTCCAAGTTCGCGAAGGAAGACCTGAAGGCCAAGCGCCCCGACATCCAGATCGTCGGCGACGACCTGCATCCGCTCGCGCAGGTGCGCGACTTCTCGCCCTACGTCGCCAAGATCAAGGCCTCGGGCGCCGACACCGTCATCACCGGCAACTGGGGCTCCGACCTGTCGCTGCTCATCAAGGCGGCCAACGACTCGGGCCTGAACGTCAAGTTCCTGACCTACTATGCGCCGGGCGCCGGCACGCCCACCGCCATGGGCGCCACCTCCGAGGGCAAGGTCTACACCGTGGCCTATGCCCACTACAACATGGGCGGCGAGATCCAGCGGCTTCTCGCCGGCTACAAGAAGAAGATGAACGACGACCTGACGCAGGCCTCCATCTATCACGCGTTCGCGCTGCTCGATACCGCCTTCGCGCAGACCAGGTCGACCGACCCGGTCAAGGTGGCCGCGGCGCTCGAAGGCATGAAGATCAAGAGCTTCAACGGCGAGGTCGAGGTGCGCAAGGCCGACCACCAGCTGCAGCAGGGCCTGTACATCGCGCGCTGGGAAAAGGCCAGCGCCAAGTACCCCTACGACGCCGAGAACACCGGCTACACGAATGTCCCCGTGAAGTACTACGAGTCGTATGTGGCGAGCACGCCCACCACCTGCCAGATGAAGCGCCCCTGA
- a CDS encoding 3-(methylthio)propionyl-CoA ligase, which produces MLGLMQDQPLLISSLIDFAERHNGDGEIVSRRVEGDIHRTTWGGIASRARQVANALDGEQLLFSDRIATLAWNGYRHLELYYGVSGSGRVLHTINPRLHPDQIAWIANHAEDQILCFDLSFLPLVQAVHAKCPTVRKWIALCDADKLPADSGVPGLVSYEGWIGGQPTSYDWPTFDENSASSMCYTSGTTGNPKAALYSHRSTMLHAYAAALPDVMHLSARDSVLPVVPMFHVNAWGIPYSAALVGCKIVFPGPALDGKSVYELIEAEGVTFAAGVPTVWQMMLGHMQANGLKFSKLNRTVIGGSACPPAMITAFQQNYNVEVLHAWGMTEMSPLGTLCTLKNKHLSLPADAQLQIRMKQGRAIFGVDMKIVDGNGKELPWDGKAYGDLLVKGPWIVKEYFKGEGGDPLIPDEQGRVWFPTGDVATIDPEGYLQITDRSKDVIKSGGEWISSIEIENIAVAHPAVAMAACIGVYHPKWDERPIIAVVKKPNAEVAREELLKFYEGKTAKWQIPDDVVFVEAIPIGATGKILKTRLRELLKDYKLPTC; this is translated from the coding sequence ATGCTGGGTTTGATGCAAGACCAACCGCTTTTGATCTCGTCGCTGATCGATTTCGCCGAGCGCCACAACGGCGACGGCGAGATCGTCTCGCGCCGGGTCGAGGGCGATATCCACCGCACGACCTGGGGCGGTATTGCATCGCGTGCCCGGCAGGTGGCCAATGCACTGGACGGCGAGCAGCTGCTGTTCAGCGACCGCATCGCCACGCTGGCCTGGAACGGCTATCGGCACCTGGAGCTGTACTACGGCGTGAGCGGCAGCGGCCGCGTGCTGCACACCATCAATCCGCGCCTGCACCCCGACCAGATCGCCTGGATCGCCAACCATGCCGAAGACCAGATCCTGTGCTTCGACCTGAGCTTCCTGCCGCTGGTGCAGGCGGTGCATGCCAAGTGCCCCACGGTCCGGAAATGGATTGCGCTGTGCGATGCCGACAAGCTGCCGGCGGACAGCGGCGTGCCCGGTCTCGTGAGCTACGAAGGCTGGATCGGCGGGCAGCCCACCAGCTACGACTGGCCCACCTTCGACGAGAACTCGGCCTCGAGCATGTGCTACACGAGCGGCACCACGGGCAACCCGAAGGCCGCGCTCTACAGCCACCGCTCGACCATGCTGCATGCCTATGCCGCGGCCCTGCCCGACGTCATGCACCTCTCGGCGCGCGACTCGGTGCTGCCGGTGGTGCCGATGTTCCACGTCAACGCCTGGGGCATTCCGTACTCGGCCGCGCTGGTGGGCTGCAAGATCGTGTTTCCCGGCCCGGCGCTCGACGGCAAGTCGGTGTACGAGCTGATCGAAGCCGAAGGCGTCACCTTCGCGGCCGGCGTGCCCACCGTGTGGCAGATGATGCTCGGCCACATGCAGGCCAACGGCCTGAAGTTCAGCAAGCTGAACCGCACGGTGATCGGCGGCTCGGCCTGCCCGCCGGCCATGATCACGGCGTTCCAGCAGAACTACAACGTCGAGGTGCTGCACGCCTGGGGCATGACCGAGATGAGTCCGCTGGGCACGCTGTGCACGCTCAAGAACAAGCACCTGTCGCTGCCTGCCGATGCGCAGCTGCAGATCCGCATGAAACAGGGCCGCGCCATCTTCGGCGTCGACATGAAGATCGTCGACGGCAACGGCAAGGAACTGCCCTGGGACGGCAAGGCCTACGGCGACCTGCTGGTCAAGGGCCCGTGGATCGTGAAGGAATACTTCAAGGGCGAGGGCGGCGATCCGCTCATCCCCGACGAGCAGGGCCGCGTCTGGTTCCCCACCGGCGACGTCGCCACCATCGACCCCGAGGGCTACCTGCAGATCACCGACCGCAGCAAGGACGTGATCAAGTCCGGCGGCGAGTGGATCAGCTCGATCGAGATCGAGAACATTGCCGTCGCGCACCCGGCCGTCGCCATGGCCGCCTGCATCGGCGTGTACCACCCCAAGTGGGACGAGCGGCCGATCATCGCAGTGGTGAAGAAGCCCAACGCGGAAGTCGCGCGCGAAGAGCTGCTGAAGTTCTACGAGGGCAAGACGGCCAAGTGGCAGATTCCCGACGACGTGGTGTTCGTCGAAGCGATTCCGATCGGCGCCACCGGCAAGATCCTCAAGACCAGGCTGCGCGAACTGCTCAAGGACTACAAGCTGCCCACGTGCTGA